In Mustela nigripes isolate SB6536 chromosome 12, MUSNIG.SB6536, whole genome shotgun sequence, one DNA window encodes the following:
- the HMMR gene encoding hyaluronan mediated motility receptor — MSFPKAPLKRFNDPSGCAPSPGAYDVKTSEVLKGPVSFEKSQRFKKQKESQQNLNVDKDAALPASARKVKTLGLKRESQKNDKDLKILEKEIRVLVQERGVQDKRIQDLEAELEKMEAKLNAAVREKTSLSASNASLEKQLIELTRTNELLKSKFSEDNNQKTMRLLSLELMKLRNKREMKIRSMMAKQEGMEVKLQVTQKNLEESQGKIAQLEGKLVSIEKEKIDEKSETEKLLEYIEEISCASDQVEKYKLDIAQLEEDLKEKNHEVISLKQSLEENVVLLSKQVEDLNAKCQLLEKEKEDLVERDRVRTEILNSEMQNLKEKLTLEKQEHEKLQQKELQIDSLLQQEKELSSSLQQKLCSFQEEMMKERNLFEEELKQALDELDKLQQKEEQSERLVRQLEEETKSRAEELKLLEEKLRGKEAELEKINATHSQTTLLLEEKYDSTVQNLGDVTAQFESYKALTASEIEDLKLENSSLQEKVAKAEKSAEDIHHQILATENANQEYARMLLDLQTKSALKEAEIKEITISSLKTITDLQNQLKQQGEEFKKQLEEEEARKAGKENTVAELTEEMNKWRLLYEELYNKTKPFQLQLDAFEAEKQALLSEHGAAQEQLNKLRDSYAKLLGHQNLKQKIKHVVKLKDENSQLKSEVSKLRSQLAKRKQNETKLQEELNKVLGIKHFDPSKAFLHESKENFPLKTPLKEGNTNCS; from the exons GTTGTGCACCATCTCCAGGTGCTTATGATGTTAAGACTTCAGAAGTATTGAAAGGACCAGTATCCTTTGAGAAatcacaaagatttaaaaaacaaaaag AATCTCAACAAAATCTTAATGTTGACAAAGATGCTGCCCTGCCTGCTTCAGCAAGAAAAGTTAAGACTTTGGGATTAAAG AGGGAATCTCAAAAGAATGATAAAGATTTgaagatattagaaaaagag ATTCGTGTTCTTGTGCAAGAACGTGGTGTTCAGGACAAGCGAATCCAGGATCTGGAAGCTGAATTGGAAAAAATGGAGGCCAAGCTAAATGCTGCAGTCAGGGAGAAAACATCTCTCTCTGCAAGTAATGCTTCACTAGAAAAACAGCTTATTGAGTTAACCAGGACTAATGAACTGCTAAAATCAAAG TTTTCTGAAGATAATAACCAGAAGACTATGAGACTTCTAAGCCTTGAGTTAATGAAActtagaaacaaaagagaaatgaagataagG AGTATGATGGCTAAACAGGAAGGCATGGAGGTGAAGCTACAGGTCACTCAGAAGAATCTTGAGGAGTCTCAGGGGAAAATAGCACAACTTGAGGGGAAACT tgtttcaatagagaaggaaaagattGACGAAAAATCCGAAACAGAAAAACTCTTAGAATACATCGAAGAAATTAG TTGTGCATCAGATCAAGTGGAAAAATACAAGCTGGATATTGCCCAGTTAGAGGAAGatttgaaagagaagaatcaTGAAGTTATAAGCCTTAAGCAGTCTCTTGAGGAAAATGTTGTTTTACTTTCTAAACAAGTAGAAGACTTGAATGCTAAGTGTCAGctgcttgagaaagaaaaag aAGACCTTGTCGAGAGGGATAGAGTACGGACTGAAATTCTAAATTCTGAAATGCAAAACTTAAAGGAGAAACTTACTCTTGAAAAACAGGAACATGAAAAACTacaacaaaaagaattacagatcGATTCACTTCTGCAACAAGAGAAG GAATTGTCCTCCAGTCTTCAACAGAAGCTCTGTTCTTTTCAAGAGGAAATGATGAAAGAGAGGAATCTCTTTGAGGAAGAATTAAAGCAAGCACTGGATGAACTAGATAAATTACAGCAAAAGGAGGAACAATCTGAAAGGCTAGTCAGACAgttggaagaagaaacaaaatctcgAGCTGAAGAactgaaactcctagaagaaaagcTGAGAGG GAAAGAAGCTGAACTGGAAAAAATTAATGCTACTCACAGTCAGACTACCCTGCTTTTAGAGGAGAAGTATGATAGTACAGTGCAAAACCTTGGAGACGTTACTGCTCAGTTTGAAAG ttATAAAGCATTAACAGCTAGTGAGATAGAAGATCTTAAGCTGGAGAATTCATCACTTCAGGAAAAAGTGGCCAAGGCTGAGAAAAGTGCAGAGGACATTCATCATCAGATATTGGCAACTGAGAATGCAAATCAGGAATATGCAAG GATGCTTCTAGATCTGCAGACCAAGTCAGCACTTAAAgaagcagaaatcaaagaaatcacAATCTCGTCTCTTAAAACAATAACTGATTTGCAGAACCAACTCAAGCAACAAGGTGAAGAGTTCAAGAAACAACtcgaagaggaagaagcaag aaaagctggaaaagaaaacacagtggcAGAGTTAACTGAGGAAATGAATAAGTGGCGTCTCCTTTATGAAGAactatataataaaacaaaaccttttcAG CTACAACTGGATGCATTTGAAGCAGAGAAACAGGCTTTGTTGAGTGAACATGGTGCAGCTCAGGAACAACTAAATAAACTAAGAGATTCATATGCTAAATTACTGGGTCATCAAAATCTAAAGCAAAAAATCAAGCATGTTGTGAAACTGAAAGATGAAAACAGCCAACTCAAATCG GAGGTGTCAAAACTCCGCTCTCAGCttgctaaaagaaaacaaaatgagacaaaacttCAAGAGGAATTGAATAAAGTTCTTGGTATCAAACATTTTGATCCTTCAAAGGCTTTTCTtcatgaaagcaaagaaaattttcCTCTCAAAACACCATTGAAAGAAg GCAATACAAACTGCTCTTGA